A genomic segment from Pseudobacteriovorax antillogorgiicola encodes:
- the ychF gene encoding redox-regulated ATPase YchF, giving the protein MGFKCGIVGLPNVGKSTIFNALTAAGAASANYPFCTIDPNVGRVDVPDPRLQTLDKYVKSQKIVPASMEFVDIAGLVRGAASGEGLGNQFLGHIRQTDAIAHVVRCFDSGDITHVEGSVDPIRDIEIIETELVLADLQTVENAQTRYEKLKKTNKKEIPLILEMLDALNAHLQQSVPARSFDVEPFVGDEVLVADAYRDLHLITGKKVLYVCNVDEDMADGSVDNEHTKRVKERAASEGAAATLICGKIEEELSQLEPEDKQEMIQDLGMSEAGLNRLIRSGYELLGLQTYFTAGEKEIRAWTIRKGDKAPVAAGKIHSDFERGFICAEVYAIPDLESVGQRSKLKENGLIRQEGRDYVVVDGDVIEFRFNV; this is encoded by the coding sequence ATGGGTTTTAAGTGTGGTATCGTTGGGCTTCCCAACGTCGGTAAATCTACGATTTTCAATGCGCTGACGGCAGCTGGTGCGGCTTCAGCAAACTATCCTTTTTGTACCATCGATCCCAATGTAGGGCGCGTTGATGTTCCTGATCCGCGCTTGCAGACGCTCGACAAGTATGTGAAGTCTCAAAAGATCGTGCCAGCGAGCATGGAGTTTGTGGACATCGCAGGCCTCGTGCGCGGTGCTGCCAGTGGCGAAGGTCTGGGCAATCAATTTTTGGGCCACATTCGTCAAACCGATGCTATTGCTCATGTGGTTCGATGCTTTGACTCTGGTGATATCACCCACGTAGAAGGTAGTGTCGATCCAATCCGTGATATCGAAATTATTGAAACCGAGTTGGTCTTGGCGGATTTGCAAACTGTCGAGAACGCTCAGACGCGGTACGAAAAGCTTAAGAAAACAAACAAGAAAGAGATCCCTCTGATTCTTGAGATGCTCGACGCGCTTAATGCTCACCTTCAGCAATCAGTTCCTGCGCGATCGTTTGATGTCGAGCCTTTTGTTGGTGATGAGGTATTGGTTGCGGATGCATACAGAGACCTCCACCTGATTACAGGTAAGAAGGTACTCTATGTTTGTAATGTCGATGAGGATATGGCAGATGGCTCTGTTGACAACGAGCACACAAAGCGTGTGAAGGAGCGAGCAGCCAGTGAAGGAGCTGCTGCAACTTTGATCTGTGGTAAGATCGAAGAAGAGTTGAGCCAGCTTGAGCCTGAAGATAAACAAGAAATGATTCAAGATCTAGGTATGTCCGAAGCGGGATTGAATCGCTTGATTCGCTCTGGCTACGAATTACTAGGGCTTCAAACTTACTTTACTGCTGGCGAAAAGGAAATTCGAGCCTGGACTATCCGTAAAGGGGATAAGGCTCCCGTTGCCGCAGGTAAGATCCACTCTGACTTTGAACGTGGCTTTATCTGTGCCGAAGTTTATGCGATTCCAGATCTAGAGTCTGTCGGCCAACGATCGAAGTTGAAGGAGAATGGCTTGATTCGTCAGGAAGGTCGTGACTATGTCGTGGTCGATGGCGATGTGATCGAGTTCCGGTTCAATGTTTGA
- a CDS encoding enoyl-CoA hydratase/isomerase family protein, with product MHVIKSSHDYYIKWRIQRPERFNALGPSLGKELLSLLEDLKNQLRLDKQVRALVVTAETVETSRGPIWIAGGDLKELAALDSKSAAFAYGEMFQNLAQGFRKLPIPVIMAVDGQAIGGGIEFTLGADIRIATSRSSLHFKQTQVGLATGYGGSTLLKELVGLSRATGWLLLNQTVSADDAQIAGLFHQVVPDHNQLESTCVEWAHHFARQSPEGLAGQKKMLYPEHEHHDSLKRELNVFAEIWRNPSHSTFLERFTNKTKA from the coding sequence GTGCATGTTATCAAATCATCTCATGACTATTATATAAAATGGCGCATTCAAAGACCAGAGCGTTTCAATGCACTAGGTCCCAGTCTTGGCAAAGAGCTTCTAAGCCTACTTGAAGACCTGAAAAATCAACTGCGACTTGATAAGCAAGTTCGCGCCTTAGTCGTCACAGCAGAAACAGTGGAAACGAGTCGTGGACCGATCTGGATTGCCGGTGGTGACCTTAAGGAATTAGCAGCACTGGATAGCAAGTCGGCAGCCTTTGCCTATGGAGAGATGTTTCAAAATTTAGCCCAAGGCTTTCGAAAACTCCCCATCCCTGTGATCATGGCTGTCGATGGTCAAGCCATTGGCGGTGGCATCGAGTTTACCCTAGGCGCTGACATTAGAATCGCCACATCTCGATCTAGCCTGCATTTTAAACAAACCCAAGTCGGCCTCGCTACCGGCTATGGCGGTAGCACCTTGCTGAAAGAGTTGGTCGGCCTCAGTCGTGCTACCGGATGGCTACTTTTGAACCAAACAGTATCTGCAGACGATGCGCAGATTGCAGGGCTGTTTCACCAAGTCGTTCCTGACCATAATCAGCTTGAGAGCACTTGCGTTGAATGGGCCCATCACTTTGCAAGGCAATCACCCGAAGGTTTGGCAGGGCAAAAGAAAATGCTTTACCCGGAGCACGAACATCACGATTCATTGAAACGGGAGCTAAACGTCTTTGCCGAGATTTGGAGGAACCCAAGTCACAGCACATTCCTAGAACGTTTCACGAACAAGACCAAAGCTTGA
- the gspC gene encoding type II secretion system protein GspC, with the protein MPFIQSLSLKTLATIFAITFILSTILSMGIAYVLMPTDMKPRRVKVPRGSVAPENRGLSKEDQKIILERNIFNSEGTLGDEVAPTTDSKRRPTGTLVKSDLPLKVRGLIFAGDPYNGLALLEDTQRRRTKSYVVGDTVVNNAKLVEIYEDRVIFDRGGQREYLEVDPFEIVRSRRKASSRGGTSRRVSRIATRPPAEAYKEDGFERKGTEIKLSEEFKRNLLTPDNMAKILQDAKAEPNMVNGELKGFRLTRIRENSVYEKAGFQNNDIVEEINGIPLRDAAGAIRMLQQLKNAKEIDVRINRGGAIEDMNITIQ; encoded by the coding sequence TTGCCCTTTATTCAGAGTCTGTCTCTTAAGACTCTGGCGACAATTTTTGCCATTACATTTATCTTGTCTACGATTCTCTCTATGGGGATTGCCTATGTCTTGATGCCCACTGACATGAAGCCTCGCCGGGTTAAGGTGCCGCGTGGTTCCGTGGCTCCTGAAAACCGTGGGCTCAGCAAGGAAGATCAGAAAATCATTCTCGAAAGAAATATTTTTAATAGCGAGGGCACCCTCGGCGATGAGGTTGCGCCAACGACGGACTCAAAACGAAGACCAACGGGAACTCTGGTGAAGTCGGATCTACCACTGAAAGTGAGAGGCTTGATTTTCGCTGGTGATCCATACAATGGCTTAGCCCTGCTTGAGGATACTCAAAGGCGACGTACAAAATCCTATGTTGTTGGTGACACGGTCGTCAATAATGCCAAACTCGTCGAGATTTACGAAGACCGTGTAATTTTTGATCGTGGTGGGCAGCGGGAATATCTCGAAGTCGATCCTTTTGAAATTGTTAGGTCCCGACGAAAAGCTAGCAGCCGTGGTGGAACGTCTCGTCGTGTGTCTCGGATTGCCACCCGACCACCAGCGGAAGCTTACAAGGAAGATGGCTTCGAGCGAAAGGGAACCGAGATCAAACTGAGCGAAGAGTTCAAACGTAACCTTCTAACTCCCGATAACATGGCTAAGATTCTTCAAGATGCCAAAGCAGAACCCAATATGGTGAACGGTGAGCTTAAGGGGTTTCGCCTGACCAGAATTCGAGAAAATTCGGTCTACGAGAAGGCTGGCTTTCAAAACAATGACATTGTAGAGGAAATCAATGGTATCCCTCTTCGTGATGCTGCCGGTGCCATTCGAATGCTTCAGCAGCTGAAGAACGCCAAGGAGATTGATGTTCGTATCAATCGCGGTGGTGCGATCGAAGACATGAATATCACGATTCAGTAG
- a CDS encoding YajQ family cyclic di-GMP-binding protein, with product MPSFDIVSEVDLQEVDNAINQAARELGNRFDFKGGSSSVAFDREAKKIKIVADDDMKLRSIHQIVEQKMVKRAIDIRALNYGDEQQASGQQIRQEVSLISGLEKDVAKKIIKIIKDSKLKVQAQIQDDQVRVTSKKIDDLQSVIKTLKEQEVGLPLQFVNMRS from the coding sequence ATGCCTTCTTTTGATATTGTAAGCGAAGTTGACCTGCAAGAAGTTGACAATGCTATCAACCAAGCTGCAAGAGAACTTGGCAACCGTTTCGATTTCAAAGGCGGAAGTTCGAGCGTGGCCTTCGATCGTGAGGCAAAAAAGATTAAAATTGTCGCAGATGACGATATGAAGTTGCGTAGCATTCACCAAATCGTCGAACAGAAGATGGTGAAGCGTGCGATCGACATCCGAGCCCTGAACTATGGTGATGAGCAGCAAGCTTCTGGCCAGCAGATTCGCCAAGAGGTGAGTCTGATTTCAGGACTTGAAAAGGACGTCGCGAAAAAAATCATCAAGATTATCAAAGATTCTAAGCTGAAAGTTCAGGCTCAGATCCAGGATGATCAAGTGCGTGTCACCAGTAAGAAAATTGATGACCTTCAAAGTGTCATCAAAACGTTAAAAGAACAAGAAGTGGGCCTACCCCTTCAATTCGTGAATATGCGGAGTTAA
- the dnaG gene encoding DNA primase: MSVDVAKRRILDKVPLASLIGESIQLSTRSGRQVGLCPFHQEKSPSFTIFDDHYFCFGCQARGDAIEYVRHTQGLSFIEALKYLAEKYGIEAPELEDSRKAQESRQQATNLYRILKTAQAYFQHHLEHQGSQVRTYLHKRGFSDEAIEKFGFGYAPDQAMGLVSALLKKGFSLKDATTASVATQSQRDLKTYDFFRHRLMIPIKDHHGRLIAYGGRTMGDDPAKYKNSRETPLFDKSHVLYGLDRAKEHIRKNKRAVVVEGYMDALQLWNHGFGETVACLGTSLTPHHMQRLSNLTETVYLIFDGDQAGKNASLRTVSNAIELPKTQFKVVRLAAKDDPDSFVRRQGPDAFEACLGEARDLLDFAIVSKVGDAHDLAIPDLIQADIIPWLKSVRDPVRRSFLINKVSHLTGVDRESIQQIMIARPKGASAQPKPKPVEAPKPKQEAIRAAYTRKLTNIEYDFLGHVYYSQPEQVVLSEIESLLAVELELEPLWVDLCHEFLKCLKKGISPAKQDISSWHTSSELAAINLMKNFHEKESAFQAENRQSLIQRLGKSLRQKQLQETVSILKKRLDDADIQQQTEILSAISKLNGEIRSLER, translated from the coding sequence ATGTCAGTCGATGTTGCCAAACGCAGAATTCTGGACAAAGTTCCCTTAGCTAGCTTGATCGGCGAGTCGATCCAACTTAGCACGCGGAGCGGGCGTCAGGTGGGGCTCTGCCCCTTCCATCAGGAAAAATCCCCGAGCTTCACAATTTTCGATGACCACTATTTCTGCTTTGGCTGCCAAGCCCGCGGTGACGCCATCGAATATGTCCGCCATACTCAAGGCCTGTCATTTATCGAAGCCTTGAAATACCTCGCTGAAAAATACGGCATCGAAGCACCCGAGCTTGAAGACTCTCGTAAGGCCCAAGAAAGCCGACAGCAGGCCACCAACTTGTATCGCATTCTAAAAACGGCACAAGCTTATTTTCAGCACCATTTGGAGCACCAGGGCTCCCAGGTGAGAACTTACCTTCACAAAAGAGGCTTCTCTGATGAGGCTATCGAGAAATTTGGCTTTGGCTACGCTCCTGACCAGGCCATGGGCTTGGTTTCGGCTCTGCTTAAGAAAGGTTTTAGCCTCAAAGACGCTACTACGGCTTCGGTTGCGACCCAGTCTCAACGAGACCTTAAAACATACGACTTTTTCCGCCATCGCTTAATGATCCCCATTAAGGATCACCACGGTCGCCTCATCGCCTACGGCGGACGAACCATGGGCGATGACCCAGCGAAATACAAGAACAGCCGGGAGACACCCTTATTTGATAAATCCCATGTCCTATACGGGCTGGATCGCGCCAAAGAGCATATTCGCAAGAACAAGCGAGCCGTGGTTGTCGAAGGCTACATGGATGCCTTGCAGCTTTGGAATCATGGTTTCGGCGAGACGGTAGCATGTTTAGGCACGTCTCTAACCCCCCATCATATGCAGCGTCTGTCAAATCTAACAGAAACGGTTTATCTTATTTTCGATGGGGACCAAGCTGGCAAAAATGCTAGTTTAAGAACGGTAAGCAATGCCATAGAACTTCCTAAAACCCAATTCAAAGTCGTGCGCTTAGCTGCAAAGGACGACCCTGACTCATTTGTTCGTCGGCAAGGCCCTGATGCATTTGAAGCTTGTCTAGGCGAAGCTCGGGACCTGCTAGATTTTGCTATCGTTAGCAAGGTCGGCGATGCTCATGACTTAGCCATACCCGACTTGATCCAAGCAGATATCATCCCCTGGCTCAAAAGCGTGCGCGATCCGGTGCGACGATCATTTCTCATAAACAAGGTGTCTCATCTCACCGGCGTCGACCGTGAGTCCATCCAACAGATTATGATTGCCCGACCGAAAGGTGCCTCAGCGCAGCCCAAACCTAAGCCTGTGGAAGCTCCTAAACCTAAGCAGGAAGCTATCAGAGCTGCCTACACTCGCAAGCTAACAAACATTGAATATGACTTTCTGGGCCATGTTTACTACTCCCAGCCAGAGCAGGTTGTCTTAAGCGAGATTGAAAGCTTGCTCGCGGTTGAATTGGAACTTGAACCCTTGTGGGTAGATCTTTGTCATGAGTTCCTGAAATGCCTGAAAAAAGGCATCTCTCCCGCAAAGCAAGACATATCATCATGGCATACATCATCCGAGTTGGCAGCCATCAATCTGATGAAAAACTTCCATGAAAAGGAGTCTGCCTTTCAGGCAGAAAATCGCCAGAGCCTCATTCAACGACTAGGCAAGTCACTTAGGCAAAAGCAGCTACAGGAAACCGTTTCAATCCTCAAAAAACGCCTAGACGACGCAGATATTCAGCAGCAAACTGAAATTTTATCAGCGATCTCGAAATTAAATGGTGAAATTCGTTCTCTTGAGAGGTAG
- a CDS encoding shikimate kinase, producing MESKKSKNKVRSKVLNRLSVPNVIIVGGTASGKSTVGYQLAKVLELGVVDIDDEIERVAAKPIHEIFRDEGEVGFRDQESAIIKSLTPIRNHVIITGAGAIERDENWETLGRLGPIVWLATPAAEVARRLVMKHDELSKRPLLAEAVRIEDRVEREKYLTAKLDEMMERRRHRYEGAELTLSCSYVTAETCAQFIKSMLLDNKLNDDKAR from the coding sequence TTGGAAAGCAAGAAAAGTAAAAACAAAGTCCGATCTAAGGTTTTAAATCGTCTCTCCGTTCCTAACGTTATCATCGTTGGGGGTACAGCATCCGGTAAGTCTACAGTGGGTTATCAACTAGCCAAGGTGCTTGAACTTGGAGTCGTAGATATTGACGACGAGATTGAGCGCGTGGCTGCGAAGCCCATTCATGAGATCTTCCGAGATGAAGGGGAGGTTGGCTTTCGCGACCAGGAATCGGCTATAATAAAGTCACTCACGCCCATCCGAAATCACGTGATTATCACCGGCGCAGGAGCTATCGAGCGTGATGAGAACTGGGAGACCCTAGGTCGACTCGGGCCTATCGTATGGCTTGCCACTCCGGCGGCCGAGGTGGCTCGCCGGCTTGTCATGAAACACGATGAACTGTCAAAGCGTCCTCTCTTAGCGGAAGCCGTACGGATCGAAGATCGTGTTGAGCGGGAAAAGTATCTGACAGCCAAGCTTGATGAAATGATGGAGCGCCGTCGTCATCGCTACGAGGGTGCAGAACTCACACTTAGCTGTAGCTATGTCACCGCGGAAACTTGTGCCCAGTTTATTAAGTCGATGTTGCTAGATAATAAATTGAATGACGATAAAGCCCGCTAG
- the rpsU gene encoding 30S ribosomal protein S21 — MPGIFLRGEEPIELMLRKFKKQIENAGVMADVRKGESYEKPSVRRKRKAAAARKRAAKRIRRMGA; from the coding sequence ATGCCAGGAATCTTCCTTCGAGGCGAGGAGCCCATCGAATTGATGTTGCGTAAGTTTAAGAAACAAATCGAGAATGCCGGTGTTATGGCTGATGTCCGTAAGGGTGAGTCATACGAGAAGCCGTCTGTTCGACGTAAGCGTAAGGCTGCTGCCGCTCGCAAACGCGCCGCCAAACGCATTAGGCGAATGGGTGCCTAG